Proteins encoded in a region of the Sporocytophaga myxococcoides DSM 11118 genome:
- a CDS encoding efflux RND transporter permease subunit, which yields MKEFKVSSWSIDNKTSIYVLTIIITLAGIFTYMALPKEQFPEIVFPQMYVSTLYPGASPKDIENLITKPIEKEVKAIAGVKKVTSNSVQDYSSVVVEFKTGVDVEAAKQKVKDAVDKAKTELPSDREYEPEVIEVDVSQVPIMNVNVSGDIELDKLKKYADDLEDKIESIKGIRRVDIIGALEREIQINVDKMKMEAANVSMNDIRMAVSSENVNLSGGLLKMDGMKRTITIKGEYEDPKDLENLVIRSSSGAVVYLKDVAEIVDGYEEKESYARLDGKNVITLNVIKMGGENLIEVSDQINGLIKELKETKYPKSVNITVTGEQADQTRVTLHDLINTIIIGFILVTVILMFFMGTTNAIFVAMSVPLSMFIAFMVMDGAGFTLNMIVLFGFLLALGIVVDDAIVVIENTHRVFDNGKVPIKQAAKMAAGEVFLPVFSGTMTTLAPFVPLLFWPGVIGEFMYYLPITLIVTLLASLLVAYIINPVFAVDFMKSHDEEHVKGRITKGFKITTVIFIALAALFYISGSFGMGNLVLTFYMLFLLNKFVLTGVIKNFQEKTWPTVQNKYENVLRWALHKKNPLWLLLATIGMFFFSIFVFSVRTPKVVFFPESEPNFIFSYISLPVGTDQAYTDSITKVVEKRVFNVVGKNNPIVKSVISNVAVGAGDPSQPDLSVSPNKGKVTVAFVNFADRKGESSLAYLDKIREAVKGIPGAEITVEQEQGGPPTGKPINIEMSGDNYELLISESEKLIKYLENSGIEGIEKLKSDVQKNKPEIVIEVDRQKANAEGLSTGQIGMEIRNAVFGSEISKFRDFEDDYPIQLRYNYAQRNDIEGLLNSRITYRDMNMGGIVRQVPLSSVAKIRFTDTYGGIKRKNEKRLVTVYSNILTGYNANEVVGKITKAIKDFKRAEGVSIDMTGEQEDQKETGAFLGFAGLAAIGLIFLILVTQFNSVSKPVIILSEILFSTIGVFLGFSITKMDMSIVMTGVGIVALGGIVVRNGILLVEFTHYLEEQGYTTKEAAIQAGKTRMTPVLLTATATILGLIPLAVGLNIDFVTLFTELNPHIFFGGDSVAFWGPLSWTMIFGLIFATFLTLILVPVMYLLVDKLKLKVGYKKKHTDHIYAGEIIDISETEENKALLK from the coding sequence ATGAAAGAATTTAAAGTCAGTAGCTGGTCAATAGACAATAAAACCAGTATATACGTATTGACCATCATCATCACGCTTGCAGGTATTTTTACCTACATGGCCTTACCCAAGGAGCAATTTCCTGAAATTGTTTTCCCTCAGATGTATGTCAGTACGCTTTATCCGGGAGCATCTCCAAAGGATATAGAAAACCTGATCACCAAGCCTATAGAAAAAGAAGTGAAGGCAATTGCCGGGGTGAAAAAGGTGACAAGTAATTCAGTGCAGGATTATTCAAGTGTTGTTGTTGAATTTAAAACAGGTGTCGATGTTGAAGCTGCAAAGCAAAAGGTGAAAGATGCTGTAGATAAGGCTAAAACTGAATTGCCTTCAGACAGAGAGTATGAACCGGAAGTAATAGAGGTTGACGTTTCTCAGGTACCTATCATGAACGTCAACGTTTCAGGCGATATCGAACTTGACAAACTTAAAAAGTATGCCGACGACCTTGAAGACAAAATCGAATCTATTAAAGGTATCAGAAGAGTAGATATCATTGGTGCCCTGGAAAGAGAAATCCAGATAAATGTTGACAAAATGAAAATGGAGGCTGCAAACGTTTCCATGAATGATATCAGAATGGCTGTGTCTTCTGAAAACGTAAACCTTTCCGGTGGTCTTTTGAAAATGGATGGTATGAAACGTACTATCACCATTAAAGGGGAATACGAGGATCCTAAAGACCTGGAAAACCTTGTTATAAGATCTTCTTCCGGAGCAGTCGTTTATCTGAAAGATGTTGCAGAGATAGTGGATGGATATGAAGAAAAAGAAAGCTACGCGCGTCTTGATGGAAAGAACGTAATCACTCTGAACGTTATTAAAATGGGAGGAGAGAACCTTATTGAGGTTTCTGATCAAATTAACGGTCTTATCAAAGAGCTGAAGGAAACTAAATATCCTAAATCTGTTAACATCACAGTTACCGGTGAGCAGGCTGATCAGACAAGAGTTACGCTTCACGATCTTATCAATACCATTATCATCGGATTTATCCTGGTAACAGTGATCCTGATGTTCTTCATGGGTACAACAAACGCGATCTTCGTTGCGATGTCAGTGCCTTTATCAATGTTCATCGCGTTCATGGTCATGGATGGCGCTGGCTTCACGTTGAACATGATTGTGCTTTTCGGATTTCTTCTTGCGCTTGGTATTGTTGTGGATGATGCCATCGTAGTTATAGAAAATACCCATAGAGTATTCGATAATGGAAAAGTTCCTATTAAGCAGGCGGCTAAGATGGCAGCAGGTGAGGTTTTCCTTCCGGTGTTCTCAGGTACAATGACAACTTTGGCTCCTTTCGTTCCATTGCTTTTCTGGCCTGGTGTGATCGGGGAATTCATGTATTACCTTCCGATTACTTTGATTGTAACTTTACTCGCATCTCTGCTTGTAGCTTATATCATCAACCCTGTTTTTGCGGTTGACTTTATGAAGTCTCATGACGAAGAACATGTTAAAGGTCGTATTACCAAAGGGTTTAAGATAACCACTGTTATTTTCATTGCATTAGCTGCTTTATTCTACATTTCTGGCTCATTTGGAATGGGGAATCTAGTGCTGACATTCTATATGCTATTCCTGTTGAATAAGTTCGTATTAACAGGTGTTATTAAAAACTTCCAGGAAAAAACATGGCCTACAGTTCAGAATAAATATGAAAATGTATTGAGATGGGCATTACATAAGAAGAATCCACTTTGGCTGCTTCTTGCAACAATAGGAATGTTTTTCTTCTCCATCTTTGTATTCTCTGTAAGAACTCCAAAAGTGGTGTTTTTCCCTGAAAGTGAACCAAACTTTATTTTCTCTTACATCTCTTTACCTGTAGGTACAGATCAGGCATATACTGATTCTATTACTAAAGTGGTAGAGAAGAGGGTATTTAATGTAGTTGGAAAAAATAATCCGATAGTAAAATCTGTCATCTCTAACGTCGCTGTTGGAGCAGGAGATCCATCTCAGCCTGACCTGAGCGTTTCTCCAAATAAAGGAAAGGTAACTGTAGCCTTTGTAAACTTTGCTGACAGAAAAGGAGAATCTTCTCTTGCATATCTTGATAAAATAAGAGAAGCAGTAAAAGGTATCCCTGGAGCAGAGATTACAGTTGAGCAGGAGCAGGGCGGACCTCCGACAGGAAAACCTATTAACATTGAAATGAGTGGAGATAACTATGAGCTACTTATCTCTGAATCTGAAAAGCTTATAAAGTACCTTGAAAATTCAGGTATTGAAGGAATAGAGAAACTTAAGTCTGATGTTCAGAAAAATAAACCTGAGATTGTCATTGAGGTAGACAGACAAAAAGCCAATGCTGAAGGCCTTTCTACTGGACAAATTGGTATGGAAATCAGAAATGCGGTATTCGGAAGTGAGATTTCTAAATTCAGAGACTTTGAAGATGATTATCCGATTCAGTTGAGATACAACTATGCTCAGAGAAATGATATCGAAGGCTTGTTGAACTCAAGAATCACTTACAGAGATATGAATATGGGTGGTATAGTACGTCAGGTACCATTGTCTTCTGTAGCTAAGATAAGATTCACAGATACCTATGGTGGTATTAAGAGAAAGAATGAGAAGAGACTTGTAACCGTATATTCAAATATTCTTACAGGTTACAATGCTAATGAAGTGGTTGGTAAAATCACAAAGGCGATCAAAGACTTCAAGAGAGCTGAAGGTGTATCTATAGATATGACTGGTGAGCAGGAAGATCAGAAAGAAACAGGAGCATTCCTGGGTTTTGCCGGACTTGCAGCCATTGGTCTGATATTCCTGATATTGGTAACTCAGTTTAACTCAGTTTCGAAACCTGTGATCATTCTTAGTGAGATCTTGTTCTCAACCATCGGTGTATTCTTAGGCTTCTCGATAACTAAGATGGATATGTCTATAGTGATGACCGGAGTGGGTATAGTGGCACTGGGAGGTATAGTAGTACGGAATGGTATTCTCCTTGTTGAATTTACGCATTATCTGGAGGAGCAAGGTTATACAACTAAAGAAGCTGCAATTCAAGCAGGTAAAACAAGGATGACTCCTGTATTGCTTACTGCAACTGCTACCATACTGGGCTTGATTCCACTTGCTGTGGGTCTTAATATTGACTTTGTTACTTTATTTACAGAGCTTAACCCGCATATTTTCTTTGGGGGGGACAGTGTAGCGTTCTGGGGACCTCTTTCCTGGACTATGATCTTCGGATTGATATTCGCTACCTTCCTGACTCTGATATTGGTTCCAGTGATGTATCTTCTCGTAGATAAACTAAAATTAAAAGTAGGCTATAAGAAAAAGCACACTGATCATATCTATGCTGGGGAAATAATTGATATCTCAGAGACTGAAGAGAACAAAGCATTATTAAAATAA
- a CDS encoding efflux RND transporter periplasmic adaptor subunit, whose product MKAGFFYISLAVAMFACKSANNLEKKEAELADYKKQYEDLETKIASLEKEISEAGGKKNVVTKPVYVSIDTLEPGVFKHYVEVQGKVDTDKNITLVSKASGTIEKIYVQKGQYVKAGTLLASIDGAIVQKGIEEVNTQLSFATSVYDKQKRLWDQKIGSEVQFLSAKNNKESLERRKESLVEQLQLTKIKSPIDGTIDEIFPNQGEVTAPGSPAFRVVNSSAFKILAEIPESYVSKIRRGDEAILTFPDVEETAKSKVTVVSDVVNAVNRSFQVELDAKSVKNLKANLIANVKIKDYEKADVMIIPINVIQHSDQGDYVFVADKGVAVKKMITTGKTYHSSAEILSGLSKGDKLITVGYQDIVDGQPVTF is encoded by the coding sequence ATGAAAGCAGGATTTTTTTACATAAGCTTAGCAGTTGCAATGTTTGCCTGCAAGTCGGCAAACAATCTTGAGAAAAAAGAAGCTGAACTGGCTGATTATAAAAAACAATACGAGGATCTGGAAACCAAAATAGCTTCTTTGGAGAAAGAAATTTCTGAAGCTGGTGGTAAAAAGAACGTTGTTACTAAACCTGTTTATGTTTCAATTGATACCCTTGAGCCAGGCGTTTTCAAACACTATGTAGAGGTACAGGGTAAAGTTGATACAGATAAAAATATTACTCTTGTTTCCAAAGCTAGCGGAACTATTGAAAAAATCTATGTACAGAAAGGTCAGTATGTAAAAGCAGGAACCCTTCTGGCTTCTATAGATGGTGCTATCGTTCAGAAAGGAATTGAAGAAGTAAATACTCAGCTTTCTTTCGCTACCAGTGTGTATGATAAACAAAAGCGTCTTTGGGATCAAAAAATAGGATCTGAAGTCCAATTCTTATCAGCTAAAAATAATAAGGAATCTCTGGAGAGAAGAAAAGAATCCCTTGTGGAACAGCTTCAGCTGACTAAAATTAAATCTCCTATTGATGGAACTATAGATGAGATCTTCCCTAATCAGGGAGAAGTTACAGCGCCGGGATCACCAGCATTCAGAGTTGTAAACTCAAGCGCCTTCAAGATTTTGGCTGAAATACCTGAGTCTTATGTATCTAAAATCAGAAGAGGGGACGAAGCAATTCTTACTTTCCCTGATGTGGAAGAAACTGCAAAATCTAAAGTAACTGTTGTGAGTGACGTTGTTAATGCAGTAAACAGAAGTTTTCAGGTTGAGTTAGATGCTAAAAGCGTTAAAAATCTTAAAGCTAATCTAATCGCTAATGTAAAAATTAAAGATTATGAGAAAGCCGATGTTATGATTATTCCTATTAACGTGATCCAGCACTCAGATCAAGGAGACTATGTATTCGTAGCGGATAAAGGTGTTGCTGTGAAAAAAATGATTACGACAGGCAAAACTTACCACAGCAGTGCTGAGATTTTATCAGGATTGAGTAAAGGTGATAAGTTGATTACTGTAGGTTATCAGGACATCGTAGACGGTCAACCTGTAACGTTCTAA